The window TGCTTTTTTATATGAATGAGGACAATAAAAAATACTTTAAAGACTATAAACCTAAATATGATTTACTTCTCGCATTAAACTTAAATTACACCAAGAATCAAGGGAAAGCTATCGCTTTATTGGAGTCTTATGTTGATAAAAAAAACATAGACCTTGTTGCTCAATTAGATTTTTATTTATCATTAATTGTATTTTATTATCAGCATAAATCATTAGACAAAGCAAGAAAACTACTTTCTAAGTTTTACCATACAGATAAGTGGTATATTGAAAAAGCTGGTATAGTTTGGACTATTAAAAAAAACTTGATAGAAATTTTATTGCAAATAGATTTAGGAAATATCGATTTAGTAGACTCTAGGTTAAAGAGTTTTAAAAGAAATTATTTTTCTAACTTAACAGAAATAAATCAAGAACGAGTAATTACCTATTTAAAATTAGTCGAAATCTATTATAAAAATCCAGATATAGCTACCTCAAAAGATTTTCATGCTAAAGTAGAAACTTCTTTTAATTGGATTGACACCAATAAAGAAGATATTTTTATGATGAGTTTCTTTGCTTGGTTAAAAGCAAAAATGACCAAACAAGATGTTTATTTGGTCACTTTAAATTTAATAAACAATTAAGTTTATTTCTGCCTTTTCTTTAATTCTGCTTCAATATCTTTTAAAGTAAACCCTTTTGCTTGCAATAACATTAAATAATGAAATAATAAATCTGCCGATTCATATAAAAATAACTCGTCATTATTATCCATGGCTTCAATTACAGTTTCAACTGCTTCCTCTCCTACTTTTTGTGCTACTTTATTAATTCCTTTTGCAAATAAACTTGCTACATAAGATTTTTGAGTGTCTTTATTGGCAACTCTTTCAGATATAACATTTTCTAACGTTGAAAAGAAACCATAATTCTGATTGTTTTCTTCGTTCCAACACGTATCTGAACCTTTATGGCACGTTGGTCCGTTTGGATTAACTTGAATTAATAAAGTATCATTATCACAATCTAATTTAATATCGACTAAGTTTAATGTGTTTCCACTTTCTTCACCTTTTGTCCAAAGTCTATTTTTAGTTCTACTGAAAAAGGTAACTAACTTTGATTCATTAGTTTTCTTGAATGATTCTTCATTCATATAACCCAACATCAACACATTTTTTGTAGTTGCATCTTGAATGATTGCTGGCACTAATCCGTCGTTATTTTTATTGAAATTTATATTCATAATTCCTAATTTGTCATTCCTGCGTAGGCAGGAATCTATTTTGTATTCATTTATTTTGAGATTCCTGCCTTCGCAGGAATGACAACAAGTTTATATTCTTACTAGAATATTATTGTCTTTTAATTCTTGTTTTAAGGCTAAAATTGGTATTTCCCCAAAGTGAAAAACACTTGCTGCTAATGCTGCATCAGATTTACCAACTTCAAAGGTATCAATAAAATGTTGTACAGTTCCTGCACCTCCAGAAGCTATAATTGGTATATTTAATTCCATTGATAATTTAGCCAAAGCTTCGTTTGCAAAACCAGCTTTTGTTCCATCATTATTCATTGAAGTAAATAAAATTTCTCCAGCGCCACGTTTTTCAACCTCTTTTGCCCAATCAAATAAATTTAATTCTGTGGCAATTGTTCCACCTGCTAAATGCACAATCCATTCGCCATCAATTTGTTTTGCATCTATTGCAACCACAACACATTGACTTCCAAATTTATTAGATAATTCATTCACTAATTCAGGTCTTTTTACTGCTGAAGAATTGATAGAAATCTTATCTGCTCCACATTTTAAAAGTGCATCTACATCTTCAACAGAAGAAATTCCGCCACCAACAGTAAACGGAATGTTTACTTGTTCGGCAACCTTTAAAACCATTTCCAACATGGTTTTTCTTCCTTCTAAAGTAGCTGAAATATCTAGAAAAACCAATTCATCTGCACCTAACTCTGCGTATTGTTTTGCTAAAACTACAGGATCTCCAGCATCAATTAAATTAACAAAATTGACACCTTTTACAGTTCTACCGTTTTTAATATCTAAACAAGGTATTATTCTCTTTGTCAGCATTTTATTTATTTATTATAAAATTTTCTAATTGTTTTAAGCTAATTTTATTCTCATAAATAGCCTTTCCAATAATAACTCCTTCACAACCATTTTCTGCCAACTTTGGCAATTCTTCAAACGTTGAAATTCCACCTGAAGCAATTAGTTTTAAAGGTTTTATTTCTGATAAAATAGCATTATAAGTATCAAAACTTGGTCCTTGTAACATTCCGTCTTTAGAAATATCTGTGCAAATTACATATTGAATTCCCTTTTGCTGATAATCAGAAATAAAAGGAATTAATTCTAAAGTACTTTCTTCTTGCCAACCATTTGTAGCAATTTTCCCACCAGAATTATCTGGATAAAAATCTGCTCCTAAAATAATTTTCTCTGAACCATATGTTGAAATCCAACTTTCGAAGATTTTACTGTTTTTTACAGCGATACTTCCGCCAGTAATTTGATTAGCTCCAGAATTAAAAGCAATTTCTAAATCTTTATCAGATTTTAAACCACCACCAAAATCAATCTTTAAATTAGTCTTAGAAGCAATTTGCTCTAATACTTTATGATTAATAATCTGACTTGCTTTTGCTCCATCTAAATCTACAACATGCAAATACTCGATACCTGCTGCTTCAAATTCTTTGGCAACTTCTAACGGATTTTCGTTATAAATTTTCTTTGTGTTATAATCTCCTTTTGTTAAACGAACACACTTTCCGTCTATAATATCTATTGCTGGTATTATTCTCAAAATAGTTTCTTTTTTAAATTTATGTCATTTCGAAATGAGCCTTTTTGGGCGATTGAGAAATCTAAATAATAGATTTTTCCTCATTCTTCGTTCGGAATGACAGCTGTTCATGTTTATAGATTCAAAAAGTTCTTTAATATTTGCTCTCCTGCTTTTGATGATTTCTCTGGATGAAATTGAACTCCATAGAAATTATCTTTTTGTAATGCAGATGCGTACTCAATTTCATAATCTGTTGTTGCAATAGATTCATCACACTTTTCTGCATAAAAGCTATGTACTAAATACATAAATTCTTTATCCTTAATTCCTAAAAATAAATCCGATTTTAAATCAGAAATTACATTCCAACCCATTTGAGGAACTTTTACTGAATTAGAAAACTTTTTTATGGCAACATCAAAAATACCCAATCCTTCTGTGTTTCCTTCTTCAGATGAATTACACATTAATTGCATTCCTAAACAAATACCTAAAACAGGTTGCTTTAACGTTGGTATTACTTTATCTAGCCCGCTTTCAATTAACATTTTCATAGCAGAACTTGCTTCTCCAACTCCAGGAAAAATAACTTTATCAGCAGCTTTTATTTCATCAATATTATTTGATAAAATAGCATCAACTCCTAATCTTTTAAAGGCAAATTGAATGCTTTTAATGTTTCCTGCACCGTAATCTATAATTATGAGTTTCATAATTAGTTTTTAATTGTTAGTGTTTAATTTTAAGTGATTATCACTCAAAACTAAAAATTTATAATTCAACACTCTTTTTAAAGCATTCCTTTTGTTGATGGTAAAAACATCTTATTTGGATCTCTTTTTACAGCCATTTTCATTGCTTTTGCAAAAGCTTTAAAGATTCCTTCAATTTTATGATGTTCATTAACTCCTTCGGCTTTAATGTTCAAGTTGCATTTTGCACCATCTGTAAACGATTTAAATAAATGAAAAAACATTTCTGTTGGCATATCACCAATTTTTTCTCTTTTAAATTCTGCATCCCATTCTAACCAATTTCTTCCTCCAAAATCTACAGCAACCTGAGCTAAACAATCATCCATTGGTAAACAGAATCCGTAACGTTCTATTCCTAGTTTATTTCCTAATGCTTTGTTGAATAATTCGCCCAAAGCAATCATTGTATCTTCAACTGTGTGATGTTCATCAACTTCTAAATCGCCATCAACTTTAATGGTTAAATCCATGTTTCCATGTCTTCCAATTTGGTCTAACATATGATCGAAAAATGATAAACCTGTGTCAATATCATTTTTACCAGAACCGTCTAAATTTAATTTTATATAAATCTTAGTTTCGTTAGTATTTCTAGTAATTTCTGAAACTCTGTCTTCTAATTTTAAAAACTCGTAAATAGATTTCCAATCAGTAGAAGTTAAAGCAATTGAATTTAAAATTTCTTGTTTAGAAGTTTCAATTTCATCAGCACCTAATTCTGGATCTTCAGATAAATAAATACCTTTTGCTCCTAAATTTTTAGCCAATTCCATGTCTGTTATTCTATCACCTAACACAAATGAGTTTTCTAAATCATAATCTTCAGAAAAATACTTGGTTAATAAACCTGTTCTTGGTTTACGTGTTTCTGCATTTTCATGCGGAAAAGTTTTATCTATATGAACTTCAGTAAAAACAACACCTTCTTTTTCGAAAGCAGACATTACTTTATTTTGTGCTGGCCAAAAAGTATCTTCAGGAAAAGAATCTGTTCCCAATCCGTCTTGATTTGTAACCATTACCAATTCGTAATCCAGTTCAGTAGCTATTTTTGCCATGTATTGAAATACTTTTGGGTAAAATTCTAACTTTTCTAAACTATCTAATTGATAATCAACTGGCGGCTCTAAAACTAAAGTTCCGTCTCTGTCTATAAATAATACTTTCTTGCTCATTTTTTATATTCTTGTCATTCCTGCGCAGGCAGGAATCTATTTTTATTTTTTGTCAATTTATTTTGGATTCCTGCCTTCGCAGGAATGACAAACTGACTCTTTTTTGACGATTGATAAATCTCTTGAGATTCCTCCTCATTAGCTTCGCTATGTAATTTCAATCAAAATATATATATTGATTTCATTAACGTTCGGAATGACATCCTAATTCGATTACAAACTTTTTAAAGCTGAAATCAATTTCTCATTCTCAGTTGCTGTTCCAACCGTAAAACGCAAACAATTTTCACACAAAGGTTGTGTTGTTCTATTTCTAATTACAACTCCTTTTGCAATTAATTGGTTGTAACGTTTTGTTGCATCATCAACCTTAACCAATACAAAATTACAATCTGTTGGGTAAATATTTTGAATAAATGAAACCGATTTTAAACTTTCAATTAACAATGTTCTTTGATTGATAATTTCTGAAACTTCTTTTTCAACTTCATCAACTTTTAGTAAACGTTCTATTGCTTTTTGTTGCGTTAATTCGTTTACGTTATAAGGTGGCTTTATTCGGTTTAAAACTGATATTATTTCTTTAGATGCATAACATACACCTAAACGTATTCCTGCTAAACCATAAGCTTTAGAAAGGGTTTGTGTTATTACTAAATTTGGAAAATTAGCTAACTTAGCTAACCAGCTTTTCTGTTCAGAAAAATCAATATATGCTTCATCAATTACCACCAAACCGTTGAATTTATTTAATAATTCTTCTACAATTTCTACTGAAAAACTATTTCCAGAAGGATTATTAGGCGAACATAAAAATAAGATTTTACTATTTTTATCTACAGCTTCTAAAATCTGATTTACTTTTGGCTGAAAATCTTCTGTTAAAAGAACTCTTTTATTTTCAACTGAATTTATATTCGATAACACATCATACATTCCGTAAGTTGGAGGTAATGTGATGATGTTGTCTTTATTTGGTTCACAAAAAGCTCTAAAAATTAAATCTAGAACTTCATCACTTCCATTTCCTAATAAAATATTTTCTTTTGAAATTCCTTTTATATTAGACAAGAAATCTTTTACAGAATTCTGTTGCGGATCTGGATAACGATTTACACCATTTTCAAACGGATTCTCATTCGCATCCAAAAAAACCATTGTATCTGTAGTTGCGTCTTTATATTCATCTCTCGCTGATGAATATGGTTTTAAAGACTTAATGTTTTCTCTTACTAAATCTAGAATATTCATCATTTTAAATCTTTTAAACGAATTGAAACTGCATTTTTATGTGCATCTAAACCTTCTGCTGCTGCCATTAATTCAATAGATTTTCCTATTGATTTAATTCCTTCTTTAGAAATTTTCTGAAACGTAATACTTTTTGTAAAGCTATCTAAATTAACTCCAGAATACGATTTTGAAAATCCGTTTGTTGGTAATGTATGGTTTGTTCCTGAAGCATAATCTCCAGCACTTTCTGGCGTATAATTACCAATAAAAACAGAACCTGCATTTTCTATATTATCAACATAGAAATCATTGTTATTTGTACAAACAATAAAGTGTTCTGGTCCGTATTCATTTATTAAATCTAATGCAATTTCATCGTTTTTAACAAAAATCGATTTCGAATTGTCAATTGCTTTTTGAGCAATTTCTACTCTACTTAATTGAGCTAATTGTAATTTTATTTCTTTTTCTACTTCAGTAATTAATTTTTCTGATGTTGAAACCAAAATTACTTGGCTATCTGCACCATGTTCTGCTTGACTTAATAAATCTGAAGCTACAAAACTTGCATTTGCAGAATCGTCTGCTACAACCAATAATTCACTTGGTCCAGCTGGCATATCTATTGCAACACCATGTTTTGTTGCTATTTGTTTTGCAACGGTAACAAATTGATTTCCAGGTCCAAATATTTTATAAACTTGCGGTGTGGTTTCTGTACCAAAAGTAAAACCAGCAATTGCTTGAATTCCACCAACTTTTATAATTTTTGTAACTCCACAAAGATTTGCTGCATATAAAATTGCTGGGTGAATTTTACCTTCTTTGTTTGGTGGAGAACATAATACAACCTCTTTACAACCTGCAATTTGAGCAGGAATTGCCAACATTAATACTGTTGAAAATAAAGGTGCAGTTCCTCCAGGAATATACAAACCAACTTTAGAAATTGGTCTTTTTTCTTGCCAACATTCAACACCATTTGTAGTTTCTACAAATACTTTTTTAGTTTTTTGTGCTGCATGAAATTTTGTAATATTTTCTTTAGCAACATTAATTGCTTCTTTTAAATCATTAGAAACTAAATTAATGGCTTCTTTAATTTCTTCTCCTGAAACAATTGTATTTTCTAAAGAAACTCCATCAAACTTAACAGTGTATTTTGCTACTGCTGTATCTCCATTTTGTTGAATATCAATAAAAACCTCATTTACAATACCTTCAATATCATCTACTGTTTTGGTTGGTCTTTCTAAAATTTTAGTCCAGTCTTTTTTTGATGGATTTATAATTGTATTCATTTTAAAGTACCATTTTTTCAATTGGACATACTAAAATACCTTCTGCTCCATTTTGTTTTAACTCGTCAATAATTTCCCAAAAATCGTTTTTGTTAATTACGGTGTGCACAGAACTCCAACCTTCTTCGGCCAAAGGCAAAACGGTTGGACTTCTCATTCCTGGCAACAATTTTAAAATGCTTTCTAATTTATCATTCGGAGCATTTAACAATACATATTTTGATTGTTTTCCTTTTAAAACCGATTGAATTCTAAATTGTAATTTGCTTAAAATTTCTTTTCTTTCTGAAGATATTTCTGGAGAAACTGCTAAAACTGCTTCCGATTTCAACAATACTTCAATCTCTTTTAATCCGTTTTTAAATAAAGTTGAACCACTTGAGACGATATCACAAATTCCGTCTGCTAATCCAATATTTGGAGCAATTTCTACAGAACCATTAATAATGTGAATTTGCGCTTCAATGTTTTGCTCATCTAAAAACTTCTGAACCGTTTTTGGGTACGAAGTTGCAATACGCTTTCCGTTTAAATCTTTTAAAGATGTTGCATTTGATTCTTTTGGAACCGCAATTGAAACCTTGCATTTAGAGAAACCTAAACGTTCTACAAACTCTAAATCGCTACCTTTTTCAATTAACACATTTTCTCCAATAATAGCAATATCAACAACTCCATCGCGTAAATATTGAGGAATATCTCCGTTACGTAAATAGAATACTTCAATAGGAAAATTGGTTGCTGAAGCTTTTAATTGGTCTTTTCCGTTGTCAATAGAAATTCCACAGTTTTTTAAAATTTGTAAGGAATCTTGGTTTAATCTTCCTGATTTTTGAATGGCAATTCTTAATTTGTTCATTTTTCTAATTTTATGCTTGAGCAATCTTGTGTTTTAGATTCCTGCCTCCGCAGGAATGACAATTTTAACGGGTTTTTTAATGCTGAGCCTTAAAAACTCTTTTTTTTAAATAAAAAACCCGTTTGATTGGCTCAAACGGGTTTTTAAATATCTTGAATTTATTCAATACATTTTTAGATCGCTCGAGTGCAATTGTAAAAATGATGATGATGATTTTGAATAAATGTCATGTCTTTGTTTTGTGAGTGCAAATATTTGTCTTTTATTTTTTTAAAACAAGTAAAATTTGAAAAAAATTAATTCTTCCTTGAAATTGTATCATTTACTCTTTTTCTGGATGTTATAAAATAAACACCAGTCAATAAAATTCCTGAAGCTATTATTGATTGTGTGGTTAAATTTTCATCTAAAACATACCAACCTAAAACTAATGCAACAACAGGATTTACATAAGCTGATGTTGCTACTTTTTCTGGTGAAACTACTTTTAATAAGTAATTAAATGCTGTAAAAGCCACAATTCCTCCAAAGAATACTAACAGAATCATTGATAATTGAACTTTAAAACTTAAATCTAAAGGAGAAATCCAAGATTCCTTAAAAAGTAAACTAGATGCTGCTAAAATAACGCCCGCAATAAGCATTTGATAACCTGTTGTAACAAAAAAGTTTTTAGGCAAATCTGCTTTGGAAACAAATACACTTCCATAACTCCAACTTAACACACAGGTTAAAATCATAAAAATACCTAAAACACTACCTTCTGAAGTTGTAATTCCTTTTTGACTTACTAATAAATACATTCCAAAAAGCCCTAAACAAACACCAATAATAGATTTACGTTGCATTTTTTTTCCATCTATTAAACGCAATAAAAACAATACAAATAACGGTTGCGTTGATGCTAATAATGCAGCAAAACCACTATCTACATATTTTAAAGCCCAAACAAAAACGCCATTTCCATATACTAAAAACAGAAAACCTGCAATAGCAGAATTTAATGCTTGTCTTTTAGTTATTTTTAATGAAAACCCCATCACTTTTGCTATTAACATTATTAAAAGTCCAGCAAAAATAAAGCGTTGTGATGCTAAAAATAAAGGTGCAATTTCTGCTACTGCAATTTTATTCAATAAATATGTAGATCCCCAAATTACATAAATAGAGAAGAAAGCAATAACAACTAATAGTTTAGAGTTTTTCATTGAATAGGTTTTTATAAAAGTGATTCTAAATAGTGCTTTTCAATTGCATAAGCATCTTTTAAGCTAGCAATTTTAGTATCTATTTTAGCGGTGTCACTCTTTTTTGTTGATTTTGATCCTACTAACATTACATTTTTACGTGTATGTTCATTACTTATAAATTCAAAAACTTTGGTGTTATAATTATGCTTTTCAAGAATTAAAGCTCGTATAGTATCGGTTACCATTTCAAACTGACGCTCTTTAAAAATACCGTATTTTAATAACGGACTCTCTTGTTCTTTTCCTTTTACTTGCTGGCGGATTTGTTTATGACAACAAGGCGCACAAATAATCAATTCTGAATTTGCGGACAAACCTTTAAAAATAGCATCATCGGTTGCAGTGTCGCAAGCGTGTAATGCAATTAAAATATCAATTTTATTGTTATCGTATTCTTGAATGGGTTGTGCAACAAAGTTTAATTTTTTGAAATCAGATTTCTTTGCAACATCGTTACAATAACTTACCAATTCTTTACGTAATTCAATTCCGGTTACGGTTGCATTGTATTTCTTTTGATTTACTAAATAATCATACAAAGCAAAGGTTAAATAGCCTTTTCCAGAACCCATATCAACAATATTAATATGTTTTGGCAATTTTGTAGATTTTAATAAACCTTCAATAATTTCTAAGTATTTATTAATCTGGCGATATTTATCTGCCATTTTATGAATAACCTTGCCTTCTTTATCGGTAATACCTAAATGATGTAAATAACTTCCTGCTTCTGCTAAACGTTCTTTAGGTTTATCATGAGTTTCAGGTAATTTATTTTTAAAACTTGCAGCATTTATTCTGTAAGAAACTTTTTTCTTTTTAGATATGAAAATTAACAAATCATTTGCCAACGTAAATAAGGTTGCTGCTCTAAAATTATCCATCAATAAGATTTCTAATTCCGATAATGCTTCTGTTATGGTGTAATTTTTCACTTTATCATTGGTTGTGTAATGATAAGTAAATTGAAACATTTCTGCTCCTTTTATTTTCACCAACCTAACATAAACATTAGGTAAACCGTCACCTTTTCTGGTAGGTTTACTTAAGGTTAGTTTTACAAAATTGTTATCTAAAACACTTTGATTAAGTGTGTCTCTAAATTGTTGAAATTCATTCATGTTGCAAAAATAAGTGAAATTTTACCATTCTGTATACCTTAGCTTTTTTTATATTTGAAAACATTCTTAAAAAATTATATATATGAAAATTAAAGTTTTAGTGCTTTTTATGTCCATTTTTTTAACTACTATTTTTGAAGTGAAGGCGCAAGAAAGTACTGCTGTTCTATTAGAAAAAGCACAATTAAAAGCTAAAAAAGAAGGGAAATCTATCTTTATTAAATTTGAGGCTTCTTGGTGTGGTTGGTGTCATAAAATGACAAAAGATATGAAAGCTGAAAGTACAAAAAAGTTTTTTGAAAATAATTATGTGACAGTTCCAGTAGTAGTTAATGAATCTCAAAAAAATAAAAACTTAGAAAACCCAGGTTCAACAGAATTATTAAAAAAATACAAGGGAGATAAAGCCGGATTGCCTTTTTGGTTGATTTTAAATAGTGATTTAGAAGTAATTACAGACTCGTTTGATTCTAACGGACAAAACTTAGGTGGTCCTGGAAGTTTAAAAGAAGTTAATGAATTTATTAAAAAATTAAAAAAGGCGTCAACTAATTTTACTAAGAAAGATGAAGTTTCAATAATAGAACAGTTTGTAATGAAATAAGATATTTCGTTGAATTAATAAGGTACAGAATCAAATTTTAAAATTGAAAACAAAAAACCCACCAAATTTGG of the Tenacibaculum todarodis genome contains:
- the hisIE gene encoding bifunctional phosphoribosyl-AMP cyclohydrolase/phosphoribosyl-ATP diphosphatase HisIE is translated as MNINFNKNNDGLVPAIIQDATTKNVLMLGYMNEESFKKTNESKLVTFFSRTKNRLWTKGEESGNTLNLVDIKLDCDNDTLLIQVNPNGPTCHKGSDTCWNEENNQNYGFFSTLENVISERVANKDTQKSYVASLFAKGINKVAQKVGEEAVETVIEAMDNNDELFLYESADLLFHYLMLLQAKGFTLKDIEAELKKRQK
- the hisF gene encoding imidazole glycerol phosphate synthase subunit HisF; translation: MLTKRIIPCLDIKNGRTVKGVNFVNLIDAGDPVVLAKQYAELGADELVFLDISATLEGRKTMLEMVLKVAEQVNIPFTVGGGISSVEDVDALLKCGADKISINSSAVKRPELVNELSNKFGSQCVVVAIDAKQIDGEWIVHLAGGTIATELNLFDWAKEVEKRGAGEILFTSMNNDGTKAGFANEALAKLSMELNIPIIASGGAGTVQHFIDTFEVGKSDAALAASVFHFGEIPILALKQELKDNNILVRI
- the hisA gene encoding 1-(5-phosphoribosyl)-5-[(5-phosphoribosylamino)methylideneamino]imidazole-4-carboxamide isomerase — encoded protein: MRIIPAIDIIDGKCVRLTKGDYNTKKIYNENPLEVAKEFEAAGIEYLHVVDLDGAKASQIINHKVLEQIASKTNLKIDFGGGLKSDKDLEIAFNSGANQITGGSIAVKNSKIFESWISTYGSEKIILGADFYPDNSGGKIATNGWQEESTLELIPFISDYQQKGIQYVICTDISKDGMLQGPSFDTYNAILSEIKPLKLIASGGISTFEELPKLAENGCEGVIIGKAIYENKISLKQLENFIINK
- the hisH gene encoding imidazole glycerol phosphate synthase subunit HisH, giving the protein MKLIIIDYGAGNIKSIQFAFKRLGVDAILSNNIDEIKAADKVIFPGVGEASSAMKMLIESGLDKVIPTLKQPVLGICLGMQLMCNSSEEGNTEGLGIFDVAIKKFSNSVKVPQMGWNVISDLKSDLFLGIKDKEFMYLVHSFYAEKCDESIATTDYEIEYASALQKDNFYGVQFHPEKSSKAGEQILKNFLNL
- the hisB gene encoding bifunctional histidinol-phosphatase/imidazoleglycerol-phosphate dehydratase HisB gives rise to the protein MSKKVLFIDRDGTLVLEPPVDYQLDSLEKLEFYPKVFQYMAKIATELDYELVMVTNQDGLGTDSFPEDTFWPAQNKVMSAFEKEGVVFTEVHIDKTFPHENAETRKPRTGLLTKYFSEDYDLENSFVLGDRITDMELAKNLGAKGIYLSEDPELGADEIETSKQEILNSIALTSTDWKSIYEFLKLEDRVSEITRNTNETKIYIKLNLDGSGKNDIDTGLSFFDHMLDQIGRHGNMDLTIKVDGDLEVDEHHTVEDTMIALGELFNKALGNKLGIERYGFCLPMDDCLAQVAVDFGGRNWLEWDAEFKREKIGDMPTEMFFHLFKSFTDGAKCNLNIKAEGVNEHHKIEGIFKAFAKAMKMAVKRDPNKMFLPSTKGML
- the hisC gene encoding histidinol-phosphate transaminase; the protein is MNILDLVRENIKSLKPYSSARDEYKDATTDTMVFLDANENPFENGVNRYPDPQQNSVKDFLSNIKGISKENILLGNGSDEVLDLIFRAFCEPNKDNIITLPPTYGMYDVLSNINSVENKRVLLTEDFQPKVNQILEAVDKNSKILFLCSPNNPSGNSFSVEIVEELLNKFNGLVVIDEAYIDFSEQKSWLAKLANFPNLVITQTLSKAYGLAGIRLGVCYASKEIISVLNRIKPPYNVNELTQQKAIERLLKVDEVEKEVSEIINQRTLLIESLKSVSFIQNIYPTDCNFVLVKVDDATKRYNQLIAKGVVIRNRTTQPLCENCLRFTVGTATENEKLISALKSL
- the hisD gene encoding histidinol dehydrogenase, translated to MNTIINPSKKDWTKILERPTKTVDDIEGIVNEVFIDIQQNGDTAVAKYTVKFDGVSLENTIVSGEEIKEAINLVSNDLKEAINVAKENITKFHAAQKTKKVFVETTNGVECWQEKRPISKVGLYIPGGTAPLFSTVLMLAIPAQIAGCKEVVLCSPPNKEGKIHPAILYAANLCGVTKIIKVGGIQAIAGFTFGTETTPQVYKIFGPGNQFVTVAKQIATKHGVAIDMPAGPSELLVVADDSANASFVASDLLSQAEHGADSQVILVSTSEKLITEVEKEIKLQLAQLSRVEIAQKAIDNSKSIFVKNDEIALDLINEYGPEHFIVCTNNNDFYVDNIENAGSVFIGNYTPESAGDYASGTNHTLPTNGFSKSYSGVNLDSFTKSITFQKISKEGIKSIGKSIELMAAAEGLDAHKNAVSIRLKDLK
- the hisG gene encoding ATP phosphoribosyltransferase produces the protein MNKLRIAIQKSGRLNQDSLQILKNCGISIDNGKDQLKASATNFPIEVFYLRNGDIPQYLRDGVVDIAIIGENVLIEKGSDLEFVERLGFSKCKVSIAVPKESNATSLKDLNGKRIATSYPKTVQKFLDEQNIEAQIHIINGSVEIAPNIGLADGICDIVSSGSTLFKNGLKEIEVLLKSEAVLAVSPEISSERKEILSKLQFRIQSVLKGKQSKYVLLNAPNDKLESILKLLPGMRSPTVLPLAEEGWSSVHTVINKNDFWEIIDELKQNGAEGILVCPIEKMVL
- a CDS encoding EamA family transporter, whose protein sequence is MKNSKLLVVIAFFSIYVIWGSTYLLNKIAVAEIAPLFLASQRFIFAGLLIMLIAKVMGFSLKITKRQALNSAIAGFLFLVYGNGVFVWALKYVDSGFAALLASTQPLFVLFLLRLIDGKKMQRKSIIGVCLGLFGMYLLVSQKGITTSEGSVLGIFMILTCVLSWSYGSVFVSKADLPKNFFVTTGYQMLIAGVILAASSLLFKESWISPLDLSFKVQLSMILLVFFGGIVAFTAFNYLLKVVSPEKVATSAYVNPVVALVLGWYVLDENLTTQSIIASGILLTGVYFITSRKRVNDTISRKN
- a CDS encoding class I SAM-dependent methyltransferase; this translates as MNEFQQFRDTLNQSVLDNNFVKLTLSKPTRKGDGLPNVYVRLVKIKGAEMFQFTYHYTTNDKVKNYTITEALSELEILLMDNFRAATLFTLANDLLIFISKKKKVSYRINAASFKNKLPETHDKPKERLAEAGSYLHHLGITDKEGKVIHKMADKYRQINKYLEIIEGLLKSTKLPKHINIVDMGSGKGYLTFALYDYLVNQKKYNATVTGIELRKELVSYCNDVAKKSDFKKLNFVAQPIQEYDNNKIDILIALHACDTATDDAIFKGLSANSELIICAPCCHKQIRQQVKGKEQESPLLKYGIFKERQFEMVTDTIRALILEKHNYNTKVFEFISNEHTRKNVMLVGSKSTKKSDTAKIDTKIASLKDAYAIEKHYLESLL
- a CDS encoding thioredoxin family protein, which codes for MKIKVLVLFMSIFLTTIFEVKAQESTAVLLEKAQLKAKKEGKSIFIKFEASWCGWCHKMTKDMKAESTKKFFENNYVTVPVVVNESQKNKNLENPGSTELLKKYKGDKAGLPFWLILNSDLEVITDSFDSNGQNLGGPGSLKEVNEFIKKLKKASTNFTKKDEVSIIEQFVMK